Genomic segment of Bacteroidota bacterium:
CAAGGATTAAAAAAGCCAACCGAGTGCAGTGCGTTCGGGACTCTCTGTAAACCGGAATCTCCGTTAGGTGCACCAATGGTTTCAACCGAAGGTGCCTGTGCTGCATATTTTCATTATCATAAATAGAGAAAGTAAATGGAAGAAAACAAACAATTTAATATTGACAATTATTCCTGTCCACTGCCGATAACAGATTACGACAAAGTTATGATGGCACACGGTGGAGGTGGAACATTGTCGCATCAGCTAATAGAAAAAATGTTTTTATCTCAGTTCGATAATGAGCTACTAAATATGCAACACGATGGCTCAGTGTTCGAAATTGGAGAGGAGAGATTTGCATTTACAACCGATTCGTATGTTGTGCAACCTATATTTTTTCCCGGAGGTGATATAGGTGAACTTGCAGTAAACGGAACGGTAAACGATTTAGCGATGTGCGGCGCCGAACCTATTTACCTTTCCGCAGGATTTATTCTAGAAGAAGGCTTCCCTTTGGAAGATTTGTGGCGTATTACAATCTCAATGAAAAAAGCCGGTGAAAGAGCCGGTATCAAAATCATTACGGGCGACACGAAGGTGGTTGACCGCGGGAAAGGGGATAAAATTTTTATCAACACTTCGGGTATCGGAAAAATATATCCGGGGATTGAAATATCTCCAAAGAATTGCAAGCCCGGTGATGTAATAATTATCAGTGGAAAATTAGCGGAACACGGTATGGCGATAATGTCGGCTCGCGAAGGGTTGGAATTTGAAACTGCAATCAAAAGCGATACCCTTCCGTTAAATTCATTGGTGTCGGCGATGGTAAGAGTTTCTAACAAAATTCACGTTATGCGCGACCCAACCCGTGGAGGTGTAGCAAGTACTCTGAATGAAATCGCATCATCAGCCGGTGTCGGAATCGAGATTGGCGAATTAGCAATTCCGATTTCCGAAGAAGTAAGAGCCGCTTGCGAAATATTAGGATTCGATCCGCTTTATGTTGCAAATGAGGGAAAGTTGATTGCTTTTGTCGAGCAGGAAGACGCTGATAAAATATTGGTGGCTATGAAAAATCACCCCGACGGAAAAGATGCTGCAATTATTGGTAGAGTTGTGAGCGAGCACCCCAAAAGAGTTATTATGAAAACTTCTATCGGAAGTATGCGTGTAGTGGATATGATATCGGGCGAACAATTACCAAGGATTTGTTAGGATAATACTATGAACTTCCTCGCTATAGACTTTGAAACAGCCGATTATCAACCGGATAGTGCTTGTGCTATCGGACTTGTACGAGTTGAGAACGAAAAGATTGTTGCTCGTGAAGCCCATCTTATTAACCCACCTCGTAGGAGTATGGTTTTTACATATATACATGGAATTACTTTGGCAGATGTTATGCACTCACCTAAGTTTAAAGATGTTTGGGGAAAGATCGATCATCTTTTGAAAGACATCGATTTTTTCGTTGCCCATAACGCAGGATTTGATAAAGGAGTTTTGTATGCTTGTTGTGCAACTTCAGGACTTCCTCTTCCGGCAACTGAATTCGAGTGTACGATGCGGCTTGCACGAAAAATCTGGAAAATTCATCCAACAAAATTACCCGATGTTTGCCGCCGTTTCGATATCTCGCTCAATCACCACGATGCCGCATCTGATTCTGAAGCGTGTGCTCGAATAATGATTCGAGTGTTACAAGAAACCGGAAATACCTATCTAAAAAATAAAAAATAATTATGTTTATAATAATCCTCTTAATATTACTGAATAGTTTAACTTTTGGACAAACAAAAATGAAGTACAATACCTTATCTACTGAAGAGCAACGAGTTATTATTAATAAAAGTACCGAAATACCGTTCACAGGTAAATATGTTAAGCATAAAGAAAAAGGAACATATATCTGTCGGCAATGCGGTGCACCTTTGTATCGGTCGTTAGATAAATTCGATTCTGATTGTGGCTGGCCCAGTTTTGATGACGAAATCGCCGGTGCGGTAAAACGAGTGCCTGATTCGGATGGTATGCGAGTAGAGATTACTTGTTCTAAATGCGGCGGGCATCTCGGTCATGTGTTTGAAGATGAAGGGTTCACTCCCAAAAATGTGAGGCACTGTGTTAACTCTGTATCATTGGATTTTATCCCTCAAAAGAAGAAGTGAAATTAATAACTTTATTCAAGTTGAACGGTTGCAAACAGAAACCGTTGTCCGACGGACTCCTTTGGAGAAACGGTTGAAAAATATTGTATATTTTAACAGTTTTTTATTTCTCGTTACTAAGGAGATCAACTTGAGTTACCTTAAAACGGAAATTCTATTAATCCTTCAGGCACATCTTCCTTTTTCTTTACATCTGGTTTAATAGCTTGTAAATGGACGGAGTTTCTTCGAACATAAATTGCTTTTCGCGGTGTAGTCGGGCAGGCATACTCGCAGGCGCCACATCCTGTACAAAGGTCGTTGTTGAGTTCGGGAAGTTTTAATTTCCCTTCATAAGGAGCCATCTTAACGGCTTTTGTCGGGCAGTGCTCTGCACAAGCAGCACATTCTTTTTTCTTATCAATTACTACGCAATCTTCTTTTACAAAATGCGTTCTACCAATTTGTATTAATTTTTTTGATGGAACATCAACAGGCAGAATAGCTCCGCTTGGACAAATTAAAGTACAAATGTTGCAATCGTAGTTACAAAAGCTCGCATCGTAATTCAATTTCGGCTGTAGAATTCCATCTATCCCATAATCGAACAAGGTTGGATATAATACATGCGTAGGGCAGGAGGTTACGCACAAATGGCAAGCAGTGCACAAACTTTTAAAATGTTCGATGCTGATAGAACCGGGAGGCGAAATAGGATGCTTTCTTGCATCTTGAAACCCGTTTCTCTGAATTCCAATTGTATCCGTTATCGACATAACCGGTAGTGAGGTTACAGCGACTGGAATAATATTATACTTAAAAAAATTTCTTCTTGAAGAATTGAAAACAACCAGCGAGGTTGATGCATTTCTTAATTTGATTCCAGCATAAATAACACCGCTCGTCGGGCACGATTTTATGCAATTAAAACAACCAATACACGAAGCGAAATCAATTCGTTTAGTTTCGCTTTCAATACAGTTAGCTTTGCACACTTTTTCACAAGCACCACATTCGTTGCAGGCGGTTTCATTGATCACGATTTTAAAGATTGAAAACCGGGAGATCAATCCTAATAATGCACCCGCCGGACAAAGACTATTGCAAAATAATCTGCCTTGTGAATACGACATGTAAACTATGAGTGCAAAAAATAAAATGGGTATTGCAAGAATATCTAAACTAATTTTGCGTAAAGGGATAACGTATACAAAATAGAGTTGAAAGTCTCCTAAAATATTGGAAATAAAGTTGTTCGTTAAAATTATCAGGGGTTCTGCGGTGTTTGTTAAAATTCTACCGTAATTACTGAATGGCTCAAACAAATTCAATAACGTGGTGCTGCCAGCGACTGTAAATATCGTTAAAAGAATAAATAATAAATAATGATAAATGTAAGGCGATTTTTTATACTGGAACCTCTCCCGCAGGTTAATTTTTCTTTTTAAATAAATAACAATGTCTTGAAGAGTCCCTATTGGGCAGAGAGTCGAACAATAAACTCTTCCGAATGCAAACGTCAATAGGATAATAAAAATCAGCCCGATGGTTGTTACGCCGGTATAAAAGAGAATTTTTAGGAGCGCAGGAATCAGTTGCAGTGCTACAACATAGTTAGTGAATTCCGGTGAAATTTTATTCCACGGATCTAAGAATAACAGACTGATGAGAACAAAAAAAACAAGAGAAACTACAAATCGAATATTTTTGAGACGAGTTAATTTAGGACGACTCACACAGTTATCCGTTTTATATTGAGTTTATCTAAATCTTTTATCCCAACCTTCATCTCTGCCGCATATCGGATATAGCCGATGTCATCCGGATTCAATCCAAAGAGTTTAGCGGCTGCGGCATCCACTGCTACCATATCGGTTGATATTAATTGTGCCTTCATAGTTACTACATCTTCAATGGAAATGCCGCGTGGACCGTTTGCTTTCATTACCCAATAGGCATCTACAATATTTAAGTCGGGTTTGCGGTATGTAGCAAAATCAGCTATGCACTGGTGCAAATCTGTTCGATGCCAGTATCTTCTGTCCCACACGTTTCCCATCAAATTTTTCATTGCGATTGTTAATGTTGTTCCGCTATGGCTTTTAAGTATGGGAACGTTAATGAATACGTTTGAGGAGAGTATAATTTCGTGTTCTTTGGTAGTTTTCAAAGATTTACCATTAGCAATTGTTACGGATTGGTAGTAGCTTTCACTATTACCTGGAACAATTTTTCCGCCAACATCTTTTACAGCTTTTTCGATGCCGCTGTTTTGGTAAGCTCGTTGCCATTCGTCGCATGTGTGGTCAACGACATAAACATCCTTTGCACCCGCATCAATACAATGTTTGACAATTCGGGAAACTAATTTTGGATGTGTATTGGCTGCACGTTCGGGAGGTACATCCCAGCCGATATTAGGTTTTACAACAACTGTCTGTCCTTTCTTAACGAATGTTTTCATACTCCCTAATGCTTCAATACCTTTATCGAACATTATATCCGGCTCGCCTCCTTTAATTGCAATAAGATCGTAAGTGGTTGATGTGATTGGAAAAAGTTTTTCATACTTTCCAAAATTAAGCAGAGACCCAAGTGCCGCTGAAGCTCCAATACTGCTTTTAATAAATGCTCTTCGATCCATAACAATTTTTCCTAAAGTTATTGATGATGTTGTTTAGTTACTGAAGTTACGCAAAAGAGTCATTCTGAACGAAGTGAAGAATCTGAAACCTCAAATTCAGGCTATTTTTAGATGTTTCGCTTCGCTCAACATGACAAAAAGTCAATTCTGCGTAACTTCAGATATTAAGAGATAAAAATTGTAAAATCTAATACTTGCATTTAAAAGTCAAATAAGTAGCCACGACATAGTCGGTGCTACTTATTGAGAGAACTTGCTAAACAGAATCTCGCGGAGACGAGCATTTGATACTATTTGAGTATCATAAGTTTTTTTATTTGAGTGAATGTGCCGGCTTCAAGACGGTAAAAATAGAGTCCGCTTGCAAACTCTTTTGCATCCCAACGGACTATGTGATTTCCCTCCGGTAATTCCTGTGAAATTAATGTGCTGATTTCGCTGCCAAGCAGATCGTAAACCTTAAGACTCACATTCGATTTAACAGGTAAAGAAAATTTAATAGTCGTACTTGGATTGAACGGATT
This window contains:
- the hypE gene encoding hydrogenase expression/formation protein HypE, coding for MEENKQFNIDNYSCPLPITDYDKVMMAHGGGGTLSHQLIEKMFLSQFDNELLNMQHDGSVFEIGEERFAFTTDSYVVQPIFFPGGDIGELAVNGTVNDLAMCGAEPIYLSAGFILEEGFPLEDLWRITISMKKAGERAGIKIITGDTKVVDRGKGDKIFINTSGIGKIYPGIEISPKNCKPGDVIIISGKLAEHGMAIMSAREGLEFETAIKSDTLPLNSLVSAMVRVSNKIHVMRDPTRGGVASTLNEIASSAGVGIEIGELAIPISEEVRAACEILGFDPLYVANEGKLIAFVEQEDADKILVAMKNHPDGKDAAIIGRVVSEHPKRVIMKTSIGSMRVVDMISGEQLPRIC
- a CDS encoding 3'-5' exonuclease, yielding MNFLAIDFETADYQPDSACAIGLVRVENEKIVAREAHLINPPRRSMVFTYIHGITLADVMHSPKFKDVWGKIDHLLKDIDFFVAHNAGFDKGVLYACCATSGLPLPATEFECTMRLARKIWKIHPTKLPDVCRRFDISLNHHDAASDSEACARIMIRVLQETGNTYLKNKK
- a CDS encoding 4Fe-4S binding protein translates to MSRPKLTRLKNIRFVVSLVFFVLISLLFLDPWNKISPEFTNYVVALQLIPALLKILFYTGVTTIGLIFIILLTFAFGRVYCSTLCPIGTLQDIVIYLKRKINLRERFQYKKSPYIYHYLLFILLTIFTVAGSTTLLNLFEPFSNYGRILTNTAEPLIILTNNFISNILGDFQLYFVYVIPLRKISLDILAIPILFFALIVYMSYSQGRLFCNSLCPAGALLGLISRFSIFKIVINETACNECGACEKVCKANCIESETKRIDFASCIGCFNCIKSCPTSGVIYAGIKLRNASTSLVVFNSSRRNFFKYNIIPVAVTSLPVMSITDTIGIQRNGFQDARKHPISPPGSISIEHFKSLCTACHLCVTSCPTHVLYPTLFDYGIDGILQPKLNYDASFCNYDCNICTLICPSGAILPVDVPSKKLIQIGRTHFVKEDCVVIDKKKECAACAEHCPTKAVKMAPYEGKLKLPELNNDLCTGCGACEYACPTTPRKAIYVRRNSVHLQAIKPDVKKKEDVPEGLIEFPF
- a CDS encoding DUF362 domain-containing protein; the encoded protein is MDRRAFIKSSIGASAALGSLLNFGKYEKLFPITSTTYDLIAIKGGEPDIMFDKGIEALGSMKTFVKKGQTVVVKPNIGWDVPPERAANTHPKLVSRIVKHCIDAGAKDVYVVDHTCDEWQRAYQNSGIEKAVKDVGGKIVPGNSESYYQSVTIANGKSLKTTKEHEIILSSNVFINVPILKSHSGTTLTIAMKNLMGNVWDRRYWHRTDLHQCIADFATYRKPDLNIVDAYWVMKANGPRGISIEDVVTMKAQLISTDMVAVDAAAAKLFGLNPDDIGYIRYAAEMKVGIKDLDKLNIKRITV